Proteins encoded within one genomic window of Streptomyces kaniharaensis:
- a CDS encoding ROK family protein codes for MQLSPSSPKTGPEAAPDARRDVLRRPAPDRGRTLLGPALSLIHTGQTPTRSALTRALDVTRATAGAVTAELEALGLITVDSRPAAGGRGRPSHGLAIDPEGPVVVAGQIHADGLSVTLAGLGGLLDPPVQLPLPAATDPVRMLRAVAEAGAELARSTSRRCLGAALALPNPVTEPDGAALAALHFAWPSGTPVADLYDVEVGRADHGPHALRPLPTAVANDANLGALAEYRHGAGRGARHLLLVTSGHRGVGGALVIDGRLHTGSAGLALEVGHLTVDPHGRPCQCGNRGCLNSETDPDALFAAAGLTPEPGRPLLDQARELCRSAATDERARSAVEHVIDRLGLGLAGVANILNPDRVVLSGLHLDLLEAAPERLRAVVAERCLWGRSGRVPIVGAELAHSALAGAAELAWRPYLADPQSVLVG; via the coding sequence GTGCAGCTCTCACCATCAAGTCCGAAAACGGGCCCCGAGGCCGCCCCCGACGCGCGGCGCGACGTCCTTCGCCGCCCCGCCCCCGACCGCGGCCGGACGCTGCTCGGCCCCGCGCTCTCGCTCATCCACACCGGCCAGACGCCCACCCGCTCCGCGCTCACCCGGGCACTGGACGTCACCCGGGCCACTGCCGGCGCCGTCACGGCCGAGCTGGAGGCGCTGGGCCTGATCACCGTCGACTCCCGCCCCGCCGCCGGCGGCCGGGGCCGCCCCTCGCACGGGCTGGCGATCGACCCCGAGGGCCCGGTCGTGGTCGCCGGGCAGATCCATGCCGACGGGCTCAGCGTCACGTTGGCCGGTCTCGGCGGACTCCTCGACCCCCCGGTCCAGCTGCCGCTTCCCGCCGCCACCGACCCGGTCCGGATGCTGCGCGCCGTCGCCGAGGCGGGCGCCGAGCTCGCCCGCTCGACCAGCCGGCGCTGCCTCGGCGCCGCGCTCGCGCTGCCCAATCCGGTCACCGAGCCGGACGGCGCCGCGCTCGCCGCGCTGCACTTCGCCTGGCCCAGCGGCACCCCGGTCGCCGACCTGTACGACGTCGAGGTCGGCCGCGCCGATCACGGCCCGCACGCGCTCCGGCCGCTGCCCACCGCCGTCGCCAACGACGCCAACCTCGGTGCGCTCGCCGAGTACCGCCACGGCGCCGGGCGCGGTGCCCGCCACCTGCTGCTGGTCACCTCCGGCCACCGCGGCGTCGGCGGCGCGCTGGTGATCGACGGCCGGCTTCATACCGGCAGCGCCGGGCTCGCCCTGGAGGTCGGGCACCTCACCGTCGACCCGCACGGCCGGCCCTGCCAGTGCGGCAACCGGGGCTGCCTCAACTCCGAGACCGACCCCGACGCGCTGTTCGCCGCCGCCGGGCTCACCCCTGAGCCGGGGCGCCCGCTGCTCGACCAGGCGCGCGAACTGTGCCGGTCCGCGGCCACCGACGAGCGGGCCCGGTCCGCCGTCGAGCACGTCATCGACCGGCTCGGGCTCGGGCTGGCCGGCGTCGCGAACATCCTCAACCCCGACCGCGTGGTCCTCAGCGGCCTCCACCTCGACCTGTTGGAGGCCGCCCCCGAGCGTCTGCGCGCCGTCGTCGCCGAGCGCTGCCTGTGGGGGCGAAGCGGCCGGGTGCCGATCGTCGGCGCGGAGCTGGCGCACAGCGCGCTCGCGGGTGCGGCGGAGCTGGCGTGGCGGCCGTACCTGGCGGACCCGCAGTCGGTCCTGGTGGGGTGA
- a CDS encoding PLP-dependent cysteine synthase family protein, giving the protein MGTELGTAQSAPGSRSGIEPTGDVDRSDPVYRAWLKEAVRKVQADANRSADTHLLRFPLPAEWGIDLYLKDESTHPTGSLKHRLARSLFLYGLCNGWIRPGKPVIEASSGSTAVSEAYFAQLIGVPFIAVMAKSTSQAKIDLIEFHGGECHLVERSDEVYEASARLAEETGGHYMDQFTYAERATDWRGNNNIAESVFAQLRLEPHPEPAWIVATAGTGGTSATIARYVHYMQYDTRICVADPENSCFFDGWVHHDPNAVCASGSRIEGIGRPRMEPSFVPGAIDRMMKVPDAASIAAVRVLEEVLGKKAGASTGTGLWSALRIVAEMRAAGRRGSVVGLICDPGDRYLDKYYSDDWLAGERIDIAPYQAALESFLAGGPWMS; this is encoded by the coding sequence ATGGGCACCGAGCTGGGCACCGCGCAGAGCGCGCCGGGCAGCAGATCCGGGATCGAGCCGACCGGCGACGTCGACCGCTCCGACCCGGTCTACCGGGCCTGGCTCAAGGAGGCGGTGCGCAAGGTCCAGGCCGACGCCAACCGCTCCGCCGACACCCACCTCCTGCGCTTCCCGCTGCCGGCCGAGTGGGGGATCGACCTGTACCTCAAGGACGAGTCGACCCATCCGACCGGCTCGCTCAAGCACCGCCTCGCCCGTTCGCTCTTCCTCTACGGGCTCTGCAACGGCTGGATCCGCCCCGGCAAGCCGGTGATCGAGGCCTCCAGCGGCTCCACCGCCGTCTCCGAGGCGTACTTCGCGCAGCTCATCGGGGTCCCGTTCATCGCGGTGATGGCCAAGAGCACCAGCCAGGCCAAGATCGACCTGATCGAATTCCACGGCGGCGAGTGCCACCTGGTGGAGCGGTCGGACGAGGTGTACGAGGCCTCCGCCCGGCTCGCCGAGGAGACCGGCGGCCACTACATGGACCAGTTCACCTACGCCGAGCGGGCCACCGACTGGCGGGGCAACAACAACATCGCCGAGTCGGTCTTCGCCCAGCTGCGGCTGGAGCCGCACCCCGAGCCGGCCTGGATCGTCGCCACCGCCGGGACGGGCGGCACCTCGGCGACCATCGCCCGGTACGTGCACTACATGCAGTACGACACCCGGATCTGCGTCGCGGACCCGGAGAACTCCTGCTTCTTCGACGGCTGGGTGCACCACGATCCGAACGCGGTCTGCGCGAGCGGCTCGCGGATCGAGGGCATCGGACGGCCCCGGATGGAGCCGAGCTTCGTGCCCGGCGCGATCGACCGGATGATGAAGGTCCCGGACGCCGCCTCGATCGCCGCCGTGCGGGTGCTGGAGGAGGTGCTGGGCAAGAAGGCGGGCGCGTCGACCGGGACGGGGCTGTGGAGCGCGCTGCGGATCGTCGCCGAGATGCGGGCGGCGGGCCGCCGCGGCAGCGTCGTCGGCCTGATCTGCGACCCGGGCGACCGCTACCTGGACAAGTACTATTCGGACGACTGGCTGGCGGGCGAGCGGATCGACATCGCTCCCTACCAGGCCGCGCTGGAATCCTTCCTGGCCGGCGGACCCTGGATGAGCTGA